TGGCAACTCCAGATCTGCTCCCTGGAAGTGGAAGATGAGCTTGGGAAGGTTCAAGGTGTCGGGGGTCGATTTCGGCGGCAGCTCGTAGCAGAGGTCGAGGTCGAAGAGGGATTGATCGGTGGTGTTCATGTTTTTTATCTGAGCCGTGAAAGCATCTGCCACCTTGTCATACGCACTGTACTCCAGGTACGTGAGCCAGGTGCCCGAGTCTATGATCATTCCCCCACTCCCATCTCCTTTGATGGCAAATGTGGAGCTTGGGATGTCAACAACAGTTCCTCCTACCGTTATTCCATTGAGAGTGATGTAGTAGAAGCTCGGCCAGGATTTGTTGCGAACTATGGGCGTCGACATAACTGGATGTGCAGTCGCATTAGGGTTCGGCAGAGAACCTATCAAGAGAGTGCTTTTCTTCCGCGATCCGAATGGAGTGAGACAATACGAGAACTCCGTCAAGCCCATCTGCGATATGAGGGAGAGCTTCCCGCGTCCAAGGCCGACGAAGCCAGCCGCCTCGGCGAAGGCGACGCCGTCGTTCGAGTTGCCGCAACCGAATGCGAGGCCGGGCACGGAGGTAGAGCCGATCGTGAAGGTCTCGGTGCCGAGCACGCCTTCGGTGTAGGAGTGGTCGGTGTACATGTAAGAGTAGTGGCAGGAAGCGTTGCACGAGTGTTGGTCCAGCGCTTTGCACAGCGTGCTATCGCATGCGATCGTGCCGAAGGTGGAGGACTTCGATGGGTCGAACACCGGACTTGACTGCCAGTAGCAGTTGGAGCAGGGCTTGCATTGGGTCCATATGAGATCGCTCCCTGTGTCGACGAGTGCAGAGAAGGCAAGCGCCGGCGTACCGATGGCTATGTCGACGATGTACTCGGTTTTGCCGGCGTGGAGCGGAGCACGATCGACGAGGGTTGAGAGCCTGTGCCTGCTACTTGCTACCGCACGTTGGATCAGTTTAGCCTCATTGTCACCAGCGTTGGCATGGACATGAGTCAACTCAACGCGAACACCTCCTGCAAAAGCTCCAGAACTCAGTGGGATGAGACTTAACAGTAGCACTGTAAGTGATGAGAATTTGGGGAGTGGCTCCAATGCCATTTTTTT
This genomic stretch from Musa acuminata AAA Group cultivar baxijiao chromosome BXJ3-9, Cavendish_Baxijiao_AAA, whole genome shotgun sequence harbors:
- the LOC135650053 gene encoding aspartic proteinase nepenthesin-1-like encodes the protein MALEPLPKFSSLTVLLLSLIPLSSGAFAGGVRVELTHVHANAGDNEAKLIQRAVASSRHRLSTLVDRAPLHAGKTEYIVDIAIGTPALAFSALVDTGSDLIWTQCKPCSNCYWQSSPVFDPSKSSTFGTIACDSTLCKALDQHSCNASCHYSYMYTDHSYTEGVLGTETFTIGSTSVPGLAFGCGNSNDGVAFAEAAGFVGLGRGKLSLISQMGLTEFSYCLTPFGSRKKSTLLIGSLPNPNATAHPVMSTPIVRNKSWPSFYYITLNGITVGGTVVDIPSSTFAIKGDGSGGMIIDSGTWLTYLEYSAYDKVADAFTAQIKNMNTTDQSLFDLDLCYELPPKSTPDTLNLPKLIFHFQGADLELPPGNYFGVDSDTSSICLMMAESSGLSVFGNFMQQNMQVMYDLGNDVLSFYSAECG